The following coding sequences are from one Leptolyngbya sp. NIES-3755 window:
- a CDS encoding elongation factor Tu (similar to AA sequence:cyanobase_aa:LBDG_32980) — MTRATFELNKPHLNIGTIGHVDHGKTTLTAAITSTLAALGQATMKAYNDIDQAPEEIQRGITINVAHVEYETETRHYAHIDCPGHADYVKNMITGAAQMDGAILLVSAVDGSMPQTREHILLARQVGVPYIVVFMNKKDMVDDAEILELVELEVRELLTGYGFPGDDIPVIAGSALKALEAMTINPKLQRGQNPWVDDIYALMDAIDTYIPTPDRSIDQPFLMAVEDVFSIAGRGTVATGKIERGRIRPNDKVQIVGLRPTRDTIATDIEMFQKSLKEGLAGFNVGVLLRGVQRGEIERGMVLAAPGSIQPHTRFESEVYVLTKHEGGRHKPFFPGYRPQFFVRTTDVTGVIHTMTTDDGSAIEMVMPGDRVKLSIELQDAIAIEPGMQFAIREGGHTVGAGVIARITA; from the coding sequence ATGACACGTGCAACATTTGAATTGAACAAACCCCATCTCAACATCGGCACGATCGGACACGTTGATCACGGCAAAACCACGCTCACGGCTGCGATTACATCAACCTTGGCAGCTTTGGGACAAGCCACTATGAAAGCCTACAACGACATCGATCAAGCACCGGAAGAAATCCAGCGTGGGATCACGATCAATGTTGCACATGTCGAGTATGAAACCGAAACCCGTCACTATGCTCACATTGATTGTCCTGGACACGCGGATTATGTGAAAAACATGATCACAGGTGCGGCTCAGATGGATGGAGCAATTTTGTTAGTGTCCGCAGTCGATGGATCGATGCCGCAAACTCGTGAACACATTCTGTTGGCGCGGCAAGTAGGGGTTCCTTACATCGTCGTTTTCATGAACAAAAAGGACATGGTGGACGATGCGGAAATTCTCGAACTGGTTGAACTGGAAGTGCGGGAACTGTTGACGGGCTATGGTTTTCCTGGTGATGACATTCCTGTGATTGCAGGATCGGCACTGAAAGCATTGGAAGCAATGACTATCAATCCGAAGCTGCAACGGGGTCAGAATCCTTGGGTGGATGATATCTATGCGCTCATGGATGCGATCGACACTTACATTCCCACTCCCGATCGTTCCATTGATCAGCCGTTCTTGATGGCAGTTGAGGATGTATTCTCGATCGCAGGACGCGGAACCGTTGCCACTGGAAAAATCGAGCGCGGACGAATTCGACCGAACGACAAAGTGCAAATCGTTGGACTGCGCCCGACGCGGGATACGATCGCGACTGATATTGAAATGTTCCAAAAGTCGCTCAAAGAAGGGCTGGCGGGCTTCAATGTTGGTGTTCTCTTGCGGGGTGTGCAGCGGGGTGAAATTGAGCGGGGAATGGTCTTAGCTGCTCCTGGTTCGATTCAGCCACACACACGATTTGAGTCGGAAGTCTATGTGTTGACCAAACACGAAGGCGGACGGCATAAACCGTTCTTTCCGGGCTATCGACCTCAGTTCTTTGTGCGTACTACAGATGTGACTGGCGTGATTCACACCATGACTACTGATGATGGGAGTGCGATCGAGATGGTAATGCCTGGAGATCGAGTCAAATTGTCGATCGAGCTTCAAGACGCGATCGCGATTGAACCTGGAATGCAATTTGCCATTCGCGAAGGGGGTCACACGGTCGGAGCCGGGGTGATTGCTCGAATTACAGCATAA
- a CDS encoding hypothetical protein (hypothetical protein Desac_0622;~similar to AA sequence:cyanobase_aa:LBDG_24280) yields MSQTRVLNLQNLNQGLPAITPAFGAAIAEAGAICLTDEDHQPGVTLDVEGEFSTQFRLDWQPVTDQARRCWNDEEYTTEQAAYRLEGSGTG; encoded by the coding sequence TTGAGCCAGACACGAGTTCTAAACTTACAAAATCTTAACCAAGGACTTCCCGCGATTACACCCGCTTTTGGAGCAGCGATCGCGGAAGCAGGTGCGATTTGTCTCACCGATGAAGATCACCAACCTGGAGTAACACTCGACGTTGAAGGGGAATTTTCGACTCAATTCCGACTCGATTGGCAACCTGTCACTGATCAAGCCCGACGATGTTGGAATGACGAAGAATACACAACGGAACAAGCTGCTTATAGGCTGGAGGGTTCGGGAACCGGATAA
- a CDS encoding peptidyl-prolyl cis-trans isomerase, FKBP-type, putative (similar to AA sequence:cyanobase_aa:LBDG_36840), producing the protein MAQAKLGDTVRVHYTGKLDDGTVFDSSANGDPLEFTIGDGNIIPGFEKAVVGMSPGDAKTEVIPAEQAYGEHREEMVVVVDRAQMPPEMQPEVGQQLEIRQPDGGTIPVVVTDISEADITLDANHPLAGEDLVFDIQLVEIG; encoded by the coding sequence ATGGCACAGGCAAAATTAGGTGATACCGTCCGCGTACACTACACAGGCAAGCTCGATGACGGTACTGTATTCGATTCATCCGCTAATGGAGACCCCTTAGAATTTACGATCGGAGATGGCAATATCATTCCAGGATTCGAGAAAGCCGTCGTGGGAATGAGTCCGGGAGATGCAAAAACAGAAGTGATTCCCGCAGAGCAAGCGTATGGAGAGCATCGAGAAGAAATGGTTGTGGTGGTCGATCGTGCTCAGATGCCTCCTGAAATGCAGCCCGAAGTTGGACAACAGTTAGAAATTCGGCAGCCTGATGGCGGAACAATTCCGGTGGTCGTGACGGACATTTCTGAGGCGGATATTACTTTAGATGCAAATCATCCTTTGGCGGGCGAAGATTTAGTTTTTGATATTCAACTGGTTGAAATTGGTTAG
- a CDS encoding hypothetical protein (similar to AA sequence:cyanobase_aa:LBDG_10650) — protein sequence MFESSTLTLDPQVLSIAAPLLPSLSTLRQSSGTLTFNNGQLTSRFNTPSGETNSTVSISQLTTDVSTALQQLQGTLTFDRGSVTSDLTTPSGTLTGTVPFAQSVSSFVDDIVRSFSGNVPFSDGKLNIDIPTPFGQIAGTIEFGNGALVSNLDTPLGSYFSSIDFREQDQFPFTFSGLPGVVNFNDGLVILDLVPQTQGEEIAVPINALSGNIAFNNGQATLSIPTPLGSFSTNFDLSTLVAETVTDALNGSGTVTFTNGIAAIDVSGGLGTVRTTLNLPQLAQDFGTLLVNSQGTISFDRGIVTSNLVTPEGNLAGTIDLSALIG from the coding sequence ATGTTTGAATCATCTACTCTTACGCTAGATCCTCAAGTGTTGTCGATCGCGGCTCCTTTATTGCCAAGTCTTTCAACCCTGAGACAGTCCAGCGGCACATTAACGTTTAATAATGGTCAACTGACAAGCCGTTTTAATACGCCCAGTGGAGAAACGAATAGTACCGTTTCAATTTCACAACTCACGACCGATGTTTCGACTGCACTTCAACAGCTTCAAGGGACATTAACCTTCGATCGAGGCAGTGTTACAAGCGACCTGACCACACCATCAGGAACTTTAACGGGAACGGTTCCGTTTGCTCAATCGGTCAGTAGCTTTGTTGATGACATTGTTAGAAGCTTTTCAGGCAATGTTCCGTTTTCAGACGGCAAGCTAAATATTGATATCCCAACACCGTTCGGTCAAATTGCAGGCACGATCGAGTTCGGTAATGGCGCGTTGGTTTCCAATCTTGATACGCCGTTGGGAAGCTATTTTTCATCGATCGACTTTCGTGAACAAGATCAATTCCCGTTCACATTCAGCGGACTTCCAGGCGTTGTGAACTTCAATGATGGCTTGGTCATTCTCGATCTCGTTCCTCAAACGCAAGGGGAAGAAATCGCAGTACCGATCAATGCACTCAGCGGTAATATCGCATTCAACAACGGGCAAGCAACATTAAGTATTCCGACTCCACTTGGCTCATTTTCGACGAACTTTGATTTGTCTACGTTGGTTGCTGAAACCGTTACGGATGCGCTAAATGGTTCTGGAACCGTGACCTTTACGAATGGAATTGCCGCGATCGATGTCTCAGGAGGTTTAGGTACAGTCAGAACGACCTTAAACCTCCCGCAATTGGCTCAAGACTTTGGAACGCTGTTAGTCAATTCTCAAGGCACGATTAGCTTCGATCGCGGAATTGTCACCAGCAATTTAGTCACCCCAGAGGGCAACCTTGCAGGCACGATCGATTTATCCGCCTTGATTGGTTGA
- a CDS encoding putative N-acetylglucosaminyltransferase (similar to AA sequence:cyanobase_aa:LBDG_36850): MRKGLLHKPVSVFGPILDKIVLTHLVVIGLPTVLYYFILENGWDLSFLHVLIPVLYLVTSIVVIGEAVSTAITYRRGHVAKMPKFGIVQRFMRSPRTQPLYPLLRSSGDIPRSSLIVAAYLPNEQQIILETLEHILKTVERPEDGLEVILAYNRPERLPVEDRLERMAEQYPELKLLCVEGSRSKAQNINAALEIVTGEITGILDADHHPNSDCFTRSWRWLSNYRYSAVQGRNVIRNQDVNFMTRMIAVEFECIYGVSHPAKSLLVDTGVFCGANGYWRTSVLKRIGFSSRMLTEDIDASFRTLLSGHNIVHDPTIVVTELAPVDVRSFWFQRKRWAQGWLEVTLKYQGTILKTMRLDGWQKFYWTLLLVYSAGFHFIALQAFPITFSLALTGSNAPNIAPEYIWTMTILTLASGPLQTLAAWIVRTDAVQQPAKDYWVYCLFIPFYCVFKSVIAITAIYDHIVGNTEWIVTRRSTEGALPESK, translated from the coding sequence ATGCGTAAGGGACTGCTGCACAAGCCCGTTTCGGTCTTCGGTCCGATTCTTGACAAAATCGTTTTAACGCATCTTGTCGTCATCGGTTTACCGACGGTACTGTATTACTTCATTCTGGAAAACGGCTGGGATCTGTCGTTTCTCCATGTTTTGATTCCGGTTTTGTATCTGGTGACATCGATCGTGGTGATTGGGGAAGCAGTGTCAACGGCGATTACGTATCGTCGCGGTCACGTCGCCAAGATGCCAAAATTCGGGATAGTGCAGCGGTTTATGCGCTCTCCTAGAACTCAGCCGCTTTACCCGTTACTGCGATCGAGTGGAGACATTCCAAGAAGTTCGCTGATTGTGGCAGCCTATTTGCCGAATGAGCAGCAGATTATTCTCGAAACGCTCGAACACATTCTGAAAACCGTGGAGCGTCCTGAAGACGGTTTAGAAGTGATTTTGGCGTACAACCGACCGGAACGCTTGCCTGTGGAAGATCGACTGGAGCGAATGGCAGAGCAGTATCCAGAGTTGAAATTGCTGTGTGTTGAGGGAAGTCGATCGAAGGCACAAAACATCAATGCGGCTCTAGAAATTGTGACCGGAGAAATAACCGGAATTTTAGATGCGGATCATCATCCAAATTCGGATTGTTTTACTCGTTCCTGGCGCTGGTTGTCGAATTATCGATATAGCGCGGTGCAAGGACGGAATGTGATTCGCAACCAAGATGTGAACTTCATGACGCGGATGATTGCGGTGGAGTTTGAATGTATCTACGGTGTGAGCCATCCAGCCAAATCTTTGTTAGTTGACACGGGCGTATTTTGTGGAGCGAATGGCTACTGGAGAACTTCGGTTCTAAAACGCATCGGGTTTTCGTCGCGCATGTTGACAGAAGACATTGATGCCAGTTTTAGAACGTTGCTGAGCGGGCATAACATTGTGCATGATCCCACGATCGTGGTAACTGAGCTTGCTCCGGTCGATGTTCGATCGTTCTGGTTTCAACGGAAACGATGGGCACAGGGTTGGCTCGAAGTGACGCTGAAATATCAAGGCACGATTTTGAAAACGATGCGCCTAGACGGGTGGCAAAAGTTCTATTGGACATTACTTTTGGTCTATAGCGCGGGCTTCCACTTCATCGCATTACAAGCATTTCCAATTACGTTCAGTCTGGCGCTAACGGGTTCTAATGCACCCAATATCGCACCTGAATATATTTGGACAATGACGATTCTCACGTTAGCGAGTGGTCCATTGCAAACCTTGGCAGCTTGGATTGTAAGAACCGATGCAGTTCAACAACCTGCCAAAGATTACTGGGTCTATTGCTTGTTTATTCCGTTCTACTGCGTGTTCAAAAGTGTGATTGCCATTACGGCAATCTATGATCACATCGTCGGCAACACAGAATGGATTGTGACTCGTCGATCGACAGAAGGAGCATTGCCAGAATCAAAATAA
- a CDS encoding RNA methylase (similar to AA sequence:cyanobase_aa:LBDG_57570), with protein sequence MRRSLKFLSILAALTVVAAPIPKIHAQEAGKPGLGNPSVPYVPTPEEVVMGMLELANVGREDVVYDLGSGDGRLVITAAQKFGARRGVGIEINSGLVNKSRENAKEAGVGDRVQFLNQDLFKSDFREATVVTLYLLPRINLELRPKLLSELRPGSRVVSHAFSMGDWQPDKRVTVDNRTAYLWIIPARVEGTWTGTLSTQSGQSIPYKMQVTQSFQNARAMAEIAGTTVSLPQIKLVGDRLTFEHRQKINGQDMRVRVNAQVVNNSLQGTAEVLSANSTETFAMTGTRASTNQGG encoded by the coding sequence ATGCGTCGATCGCTAAAGTTTCTAAGTATTCTCGCTGCGCTCACGGTTGTTGCAGCCCCGATTCCAAAAATTCACGCTCAAGAAGCTGGAAAGCCTGGACTGGGTAATCCCTCTGTTCCTTATGTTCCAACCCCTGAAGAAGTTGTGATGGGCATGTTGGAGCTTGCCAATGTGGGACGCGAAGATGTGGTTTACGATTTAGGATCGGGAGATGGCAGATTAGTGATTACAGCGGCTCAGAAGTTTGGAGCCAGAAGGGGAGTTGGGATTGAGATTAATTCGGGATTGGTGAACAAAAGTCGCGAGAATGCAAAAGAAGCAGGAGTTGGCGATCGCGTTCAATTTCTCAATCAAGATCTGTTCAAATCTGATTTTCGAGAAGCAACGGTCGTGACGCTCTATCTTTTACCTCGGATTAATCTTGAACTGCGTCCGAAGTTGTTAAGCGAACTGAGACCGGGAAGCCGAGTCGTTTCTCATGCGTTCTCAATGGGAGATTGGCAACCGGATAAGCGAGTCACCGTGGATAATCGCACTGCATATCTCTGGATTATTCCGGCACGAGTCGAAGGCACTTGGACAGGAACACTTTCGACACAATCAGGACAGTCGATTCCTTACAAAATGCAAGTGACACAATCGTTCCAGAATGCTCGCGCAATGGCAGAAATCGCTGGAACGACCGTGAGTTTACCTCAGATTAAATTGGTGGGCGATCGCTTAACCTTCGAGCATCGTCAGAAAATCAATGGTCAAGATATGCGAGTTCGCGTAAATGCTCAAGTCGTCAACAATTCATTGCAAGGAACGGCTGAAGTGTTGAGTGCCAATTCAACCGAAACCTTCGCAATGACTGGGACACGAGCTTCAACCAATCAAGGCGGATAA
- a CDS encoding hypothetical protein (similar to AA sequence:cyanobase_aa:Npun_R4785), which produces MARTKAQIDDSETTPDEELEAVDSGNGSSETPSEAVKDPQDIDEILNSLKTLLSTVEKLQKVRQEVGDIKSLMLRMLDGELMSGEDLEQLKMGVGGLTKLVRAHSDHQAALVKAQAARDLLDEVLKF; this is translated from the coding sequence ATGGCACGTACCAAAGCGCAAATTGATGATTCTGAAACAACTCCTGATGAAGAGTTGGAAGCCGTAGATTCTGGAAATGGAAGTTCTGAAACCCCCTCTGAGGCAGTCAAAGATCCTCAAGATATTGACGAAATTTTGAACTCGCTCAAAACTTTGCTGAGCACTGTGGAGAAATTGCAGAAAGTTCGGCAAGAAGTGGGCGATATTAAGTCGCTGATGTTGAGAATGCTCGATGGCGAGTTGATGAGCGGCGAAGATTTAGAACAACTCAAAATGGGTGTCGGTGGATTGACCAAGCTAGTTCGCGCTCATAGCGATCATCAAGCTGCACTGGTGAAAGCTCAAGCGGCAAGAGATTTGTTGGATGAAGTGTTGAAATTTTGA
- a CDS encoding hypothetical protein (hypothetical protein Desac_0621;~similar to AA sequence:cyanobase_aa:LBDG_24290), with product MSQIQSLHQQAMDLAEAAAVARLRGALEEATQFTRQAFEQETQAAERLIATALSGNPPVEIAEELKDLFIQINLSQYLKRQGIDIDINELREFVNH from the coding sequence ATGAGCCAGATTCAATCGCTCCATCAACAAGCAATGGATTTAGCTGAAGCAGCGGCAGTTGCCCGTTTAAGAGGTGCTTTAGAAGAGGCTACACAGTTCACCCGCCAAGCTTTTGAGCAAGAAACTCAAGCCGCAGAACGTCTGATCGCAACCGCACTATCTGGCAATCCACCTGTAGAGATTGCTGAAGAACTCAAAGATTTATTTATCCAGATCAATCTGAGTCAATATCTGAAGCGTCAAGGAATCGACATTGATATTAACGAACTGCGAGAATTCGTGAACCATTAG
- a CDS encoding hypothetical protein (similar to AA sequence:cyanobase_aa:Cyan7425_0385) — MPSPFPGMDPYLEYPAFWSSFHTRFIVAIADAIEPQLSSNYYVEVESRTYQSEADEEILIGIPDAIVFAEKSNRPARSTSETAVATQPETVLVPLPIEVKERYLEVREMDTDDVIAVIELLSPTNKRAKDGRAEYEKKRRQILSSQTHLVVIDLLRAAKPMAMQGVQTPSPYRILISRSSERPRANLYPVMLDRALPSLPIPLKGGETEPIVELQTVFTQVYDRARYASRIDYTQPLPPPMLSKADQDWVETLLASMREQ, encoded by the coding sequence ATGCCTTCCCCGTTTCCTGGCATGGACCCTTATCTTGAATATCCTGCGTTCTGGTCTTCGTTTCATACCCGATTCATTGTCGCCATTGCCGACGCGATCGAGCCTCAACTGAGTTCAAACTATTACGTTGAAGTCGAATCACGAACTTATCAAAGCGAGGCGGATGAAGAGATCTTGATTGGAATTCCTGATGCGATCGTCTTTGCTGAAAAATCCAATCGACCTGCTCGTTCAACTTCTGAAACTGCGGTTGCAACTCAGCCTGAAACGGTTCTCGTTCCGCTTCCCATTGAAGTCAAAGAGCGCTACCTAGAAGTACGCGAGATGGATACGGATGATGTAATTGCTGTGATTGAATTGCTATCACCGACGAACAAACGTGCAAAAGATGGACGTGCCGAGTATGAAAAGAAGCGACGGCAGATTTTGAGTAGCCAAACTCATTTAGTAGTAATCGATCTGCTCCGAGCCGCGAAACCAATGGCAATGCAGGGAGTTCAAACCCCTTCACCTTATCGAATTCTCATCAGTCGAAGTTCTGAACGTCCACGAGCAAATCTCTATCCAGTGATGCTCGATCGAGCTTTGCCGAGTCTTCCAATCCCGCTCAAAGGTGGAGAAACTGAACCGATCGTAGAACTCCAAACTGTGTTTACTCAAGTCTACGATCGTGCTCGATATGCGAGTCGGATTGATTACACTCAACCCTTACCACCTCCAATGCTCTCTAAAGCTGATCAAGATTGGGTTGAGACTCTCTTGGCATCAATGCGCGAACAATAA
- a CDS encoding hypothetical protein (hypothetical protein Desac_0622;~similar to AA sequence:cyanobase_aa:LBDG_24280), with translation MNQESHVFQAWECQGVAFLLILQLTDLTVIERSRKGTGFDYWLGSQDSATTLPFERMARLEVSGIRRGNRGQVNTRVKQKIEQTRTSDAQGLPAYIIVVEFSRPISMISTKQNPEGTILQ, from the coding sequence ATGAACCAAGAATCCCACGTCTTTCAAGCGTGGGAGTGTCAAGGAGTTGCATTCCTGTTAATTCTGCAACTGACCGATCTCACAGTGATTGAGCGTTCTCGTAAAGGGACTGGATTTGACTATTGGTTAGGAAGTCAAGATTCTGCCACTACACTGCCGTTTGAGCGAATGGCACGTCTAGAAGTGTCTGGAATTCGTAGAGGCAATCGAGGTCAGGTGAATACCAGAGTAAAGCAGAAAATTGAACAAACCCGCACATCAGACGCACAGGGCTTGCCAGCATATATCATTGTGGTAGAGTTCAGCCGCCCGATTTCCATGATCAGTACAAAGCAAAATCCTGAAGGAACCATACTTCAATGA
- a CDS encoding hypothetical protein (hypothetical protein Npun_F1386;~similar to AA sequence:cyanobase_aa:LBDG_47270), translating into MLHRKIYQLCCDGREVWIFLRDQQRWIERAKILDIEGDLVTLRYETDEEDENCSWEEMVRLESIGAVTQKLSSVPKGCVDPLVSDDCPEAEQISNPFDKRED; encoded by the coding sequence ATGCTACACCGCAAGATCTATCAACTCTGTTGTGATGGTCGCGAAGTCTGGATCTTCTTGCGGGATCAACAGCGCTGGATCGAACGTGCCAAAATTCTGGATATCGAAGGAGATTTGGTGACGCTGCGCTATGAGACCGATGAAGAAGACGAAAATTGCTCTTGGGAAGAAATGGTTCGCCTCGAAAGCATTGGGGCTGTGACTCAAAAATTGTCCTCTGTCCCAAAAGGTTGTGTCGATCCGCTGGTCTCGGATGATTGCCCCGAAGCGGAACAGATTTCTAATCCGTTTGACAAACGCGAAGACTAA
- a CDS encoding all-trans-retinol 13,14-reductase (similar to AA sequence:cyanobase_aa:LBDG_08080), whose protein sequence is MQNADVLVIGSGIGGLVAGALLARYGKSVIVCESHTIAGGAVHSFSRQGFHFDSGASFYCGLSDPNSVNPLRQVLDALDESVEAVPYDPFGHYHFPDATLPVYGNLEKYRSTISQISPQGAIELVELEKRFLALYEGLRGIPTISLRADWKLAPILISRYLPSLLKLLPNLGMIQASVGDLMDQTVRDPWVRRLIDLECFLLSGLKAHGTIAPEVAFMFGERTRSIIDYPIGGSGAIVDALIRGLEKWGGTLRLGTHVEKILVESNKVRGVRLRNGEELLASIVISNATIWDTYSQLLEPNDLPKSYRQNALKTPAIDSFMHLHLGIRADGLDNLTGHHVVVHDDRDITVPGNTCMISIPSVWDANLAPAGHHVVHAYTLEPFEGWVRDAGYEEKKKARSQSLFKAVQKVIPDLSDRIVLELIGTPLTHARYLRRHQGTYGAGIPAGQGLFPSCHTPIRNLYRVGDSTMPGIGVPAVAASGILCANTIADVT, encoded by the coding sequence ATGCAAAATGCGGACGTGCTCGTAATCGGCAGCGGAATCGGTGGACTGGTTGCAGGAGCATTATTGGCAAGATATGGCAAATCAGTGATTGTGTGTGAAAGTCATACGATCGCAGGTGGAGCCGTTCATAGTTTTTCCCGGCAAGGATTCCATTTTGATTCGGGAGCTTCGTTTTACTGTGGATTGAGCGATCCAAATTCTGTAAATCCGCTGCGTCAAGTGTTGGATGCTTTGGACGAATCAGTTGAAGCAGTTCCTTATGATCCGTTTGGACATTATCATTTTCCTGATGCGACGCTTCCGGTGTATGGGAACTTGGAAAAGTATCGATCGACGATTTCCCAAATTTCTCCCCAAGGTGCGATCGAGCTAGTCGAACTCGAAAAACGCTTCCTCGCTCTTTATGAAGGCTTACGAGGAATTCCAACGATATCGCTCCGAGCCGATTGGAAGTTAGCCCCGATCTTAATTTCTCGCTACCTTCCCTCGCTTCTCAAATTGCTACCCAATCTTGGAATGATTCAAGCTTCAGTGGGCGATTTGATGGATCAAACAGTTCGTGATCCTTGGGTACGGCGATTAATTGATTTGGAATGTTTTCTGCTCTCTGGACTCAAGGCACATGGCACGATCGCGCCTGAAGTGGCGTTTATGTTTGGGGAACGAACGCGATCGATCATCGATTACCCAATTGGTGGGAGTGGTGCGATCGTAGATGCTCTGATTCGCGGCTTAGAGAAATGGGGCGGGACACTTAGACTAGGAACGCACGTTGAAAAGATTTTAGTCGAATCCAATAAAGTTCGAGGCGTTCGATTGCGGAATGGGGAGGAATTGTTGGCATCGATCGTCATTTCTAATGCAACCATCTGGGACACTTATTCTCAACTTTTAGAACCAAATGATCTTCCCAAGTCTTACCGACAGAATGCCTTAAAAACTCCTGCGATCGATAGCTTTATGCACCTGCATTTAGGCATTCGAGCAGACGGATTGGACAATCTCACAGGTCATCATGTCGTGGTACATGACGATCGAGATATTACCGTCCCTGGAAATACTTGCATGATCTCGATTCCTTCTGTTTGGGATGCGAATCTGGCTCCTGCGGGTCATCATGTGGTTCATGCGTACACTTTAGAACCGTTTGAGGGTTGGGTACGAGATGCGGGATACGAAGAGAAAAAGAAAGCTCGATCGCAGTCTCTGTTCAAAGCGGTTCAGAAAGTCATTCCGGATTTGAGCGATCGTATTGTTCTAGAACTGATCGGAACCCCGCTAACTCATGCTCGATACTTGCGAAGACACCAAGGAACTTACGGCGCAGGAATTCCAGCCGGACAGGGTTTATTTCCCAGTTGTCACACTCCGATTCGCAATCTGTATCGAGTTGGAGATAGTACGATGCCGGGGATTGGAGTGCCTGCGGTGGCAGCTTCGGGGATTTTGTGTGCGAATACGATCGCTGATGTAACCTAA